The window TGAATTCGACTATTTACTGATTGCCGAAAAGTCCTTGGAAATCCTTTGTGGAATTCTGCTTCTGCTGAATCAATTCGTCCCACTAGCCCTTGCTATCCTGGCCCCGATCCTTGTCAATATATTATTACTGCATCTCTTCCTAGATCCTTCGTTGCTGCTATTGGCCGTGTTACTAGTGATCGCCTTTGGTTATTTGGTTTTTTTCTACCGGAAGAACTTCGCCTCTCTATTGGAAAGAAAGCCAAATACACTTTCATGAAAAATGAAAAACCGAATCAGCGTAAGCGTACAGCTCGCCGATTCGGTTTTTTAGATCAATAAGCCATCCAACCGCCATCCGCTGTCACGACGGTGCCATTGACAAAACTCGATTCATCCGATGCAAGGAAAAGGGCGATTGTTGCGATTTCCTCCGCTTCCCCAGATCTCGGGTTGTTTCCGCTTCCGGACATCGCCCGCTCCATCCCGAATGGATCCGGCTCGCTCATCGTCGTGCCGATATTCGTATTGACGCCTCCCGGGGCGATCGCATTACAGCGGATCCCTTTCGTAGCATATTGGAAGGCAACGTTTTTTGTCATCCCGACGACTCCATGCTTGGAAGCGGTATAGGCAACACCTGCCCGTGACCCTTGCAAGCCGGCCGCTGAGGCAACATTGACGATGACGCCTTGCCCTTTCTCCAAGAAGATCGGCATCGCTTTCCGGATGGCTCGCATCGGGCCAGTCAGATTGACATCCAGTACCCGATCCCATAACTCGTCCGACACTTCGCCGACCGGCATGAAGTTGTCCATGATACCCGCATTGTTCACTAGGATATCGACGGTACCGAAAGCCTCAAGCGCTTGATCGAACACCGCTTGGATATCGCCTTCCTTCGCGACATTCGCCATGACCGCAATCGCTTGTCCGCCATCCTGTTTGATCTCTTCGACCGTGGTTTGCGCCGCATTCAGATTCAAATCACATACGACAACTTGGGCCCCTTCCTTCGCGAACAATCGGGCAATCGCCTTCCCCATTCCCGAAGCCGCCCCAGTCACAACGGCCACCTTTGATTCCAATCTCATATCCATCCCTCTTCTCCATAAAATTGTCTCCCATTGCCCTACTCTCCTTTGATAAGAGCAAAGCAATCAGTGAGCGATGCGCTACCATGTGTGAATTCTCTGACATTATTATACCATAATTTACTAGAATAAAAACATAAATAGCAAAGAAGAAAGTGTAGGATAGTGATTAGTCACGTGGTGTTTCATCCGCTAACTCTTTCCCCATCCCCTTTAGGAAATCAAGACCGAATTTCAAGGCACGGTTAATATCGGGATCCTGGATAGCCGACAGCAATTGAAAAAGGCCTACCTTCTCGCCATTTCCACGGTATAATTCTGCTTCGTCCAGCCCTTTCTTGACGCTGTTGGCAAGCTTTGCGGTCACTTCAGGTTCGATGGAAGAAAGGACGCCGGCCGCCCCCATGACGTGGTTGATCAAATGAGTCACGGGTTCACGCGATACTTGTTCAAGCGCGATGCCGGCGATTTTCTCCTTCGCCTGCACCATCGCATGTGCCGCATCGAGCACGCCTATTTTATGCAGTTCCCCCGTCAATTGAAGAATTTTCTGAAGGGCTTCCTCCTGCTCGGTAATCAGTGCCTGCAAGTCCTCCAGTTTTTCTTGCTGTAGCTGTTCCGCCGTCTTCTCTGATTTCCGGATCGATGTA is drawn from Sporosarcina sp. FSL W7-1349 and contains these coding sequences:
- a CDS encoding DUF1641 domain-containing protein, producing MATPITSIRKSEKTAEQLQQEKLEDLQALITEQEEALQKILQLTGELHKIGVLDAAHAMVQAKEKIAGIALEQVSREPVTHLINHVMGAAGVLSSIEPEVTAKLANSVKKGLDEAELYRGNGEKVGLFQLLSAIQDPDINRALKFGLDFLKGMGKELADETPRD
- a CDS encoding DoxX family membrane protein, with protein sequence MAMFLTRLCRFFLGIVFLVAGINGYFVIFGWEPFIATSPEAMTLFEFDYLLIAEKSLEILCGILLLLNQFVPLALAILAPILVNILLLHLFLDPSLLLLAVLLVIAFGYLVFFYRKNFASLLERKPNTLS
- a CDS encoding SDR family oxidoreductase, giving the protein MRLESKVAVVTGAASGMGKAIARLFAKEGAQVVVCDLNLNAAQTTVEEIKQDGGQAIAVMANVAKEGDIQAVFDQALEAFGTVDILVNNAGIMDNFMPVGEVSDELWDRVLDVNLTGPMRAIRKAMPIFLEKGQGVIVNVASAAGLQGSRAGVAYTASKHGVVGMTKNVAFQYATKGIRCNAIAPGGVNTNIGTTMSEPDPFGMERAMSGSGNNPRSGEAEEIATIALFLASDESSFVNGTVVTADGGWMAY